The Denticeps clupeoides chromosome 4, fDenClu1.1, whole genome shotgun sequence genome segment CTACAAATTTAAAGCTCtgttttaaaaacaattgtACTACACAGTCTTGTTCCTCATTAAAATGACAGTGGAAACAGGAAAGGGAAAAATATCAATTTACAAAACAGTACATTACCTCATTTTGCATTACAGTTACAGTTCTGCACGTTTTGAATCggcaaaccaaaaattgcatgttcaCATTGCATCTCAAAAAAGCTCAAGTCTCCAGGCAGTTTAgtcatcgtcgtcgtcatcatcatcgtcgtcatcttcctcatcctcctcctcatcttcgtCCTCATCCTCGTCGTCATAATCAGCTTGCGCTGCCTTTTTGCCACCAGCTGGCCGACCCGGCCCACCCTTCTTGCCTGCATCTGCTTTGCCTCCCTTAGCACGGTAAGCTGCAATATCCTtcagggaaaaataaataacatttgaattatatataaaaattaaagaGCAACTGTGTTTAAAAGTAGCGGCAAATTCACAAGCAGATGCACATACCTTATCATACTTCTCCTTCAACTTCTGAGCCTTCTGTTCATAAGGTGTCTTTTCCTTGGAACCCAGCTTAGACCACATCTCACCCATCTTCTTCGCAATCTCGCCAATAGTGATGCCTGGATTCTCACCCTTAACCTTCGGGCGGTGATcagagcaaaaaagaaagaacgcGGACCTGTAGAGAGAACACGAGGTATCAGCTACTTCAAATGAACCGGAAAGGACTGAGTCCCATCTCTGCTCTGCACTTACGGGGGGCGCTTGGGGGCATTGGGGTCCTTCTGCTTCTTGGCCTTCTTGCTGGACTTGCTGGACGTCGGGATGTACGACTTCATCTCCCGGTCGTAACGGACCTTGTCATTTTTAGCCATCTCCTCGAACTTGACCTTCTCCTTAGAAGACATGGTCTGTGGGAAGAGGAGAGAAGCCACGATCACGGTCACCACGCGTGGCTCtgcgaagccccgcccctccccggAAAAACAACACGCAACAAGGCCGTGATACGCACCTTCCAGCGCTCAGAACACTTCTTGGAGAACTCGGAGAAGTTGACCGGAACATCGGGGTTCTTCTTTTTGTGCTCCTCTCTGCAGGTCAGGACGAAGAAGGCGTAGGAGGACGTCTTCCCCTTGGGCTTGTTAGGATCTTTACCCATACCAATTtctaaagaaggaaaaaaaaaaaaaaatcctatttaaAACGtattaaataactaaataaaaagatttcAAGCGACGAGTCACGAGTTAAACCTCCCCGATGCCCTTGGGTCTTAAGCGAGGAAACGCGCCACTAATCCGCTCAAGTTCCTGCTCCACTGAGACCGACGCGCACAACAATAATCTGCCCTCCATCTTGTTTCCCGCCTAAACGGCCGCTCCGCGTCCGGAGATCCGCGCAGGGCGCCGCGGTGGGACGCGGGCAGGCGGACGGGGCGAGTCGCGGCGGAGCCGGGGACCGGAGCCGGCGCCGCCGGCCTGAACCGAGGCGACGAGCGGGGATTAGCGCGCCATGTTAAACCGGACGGAGATTAACTGTGGAATTAGAGACCCGCCactgaataaaaagaaaataaaacaaacgtTACAGGCCAGTTTGTGGCGGAAAGTTGCTGGTTACGGTCTTGGTTTCCGTAACCTTGACGAATCGGACACGCTCGACTTTAATCCGCACCTACCCATGGAACGAACACTCAAGTTCTCAAACTCGGGTTCTTACAGAGAACGGCAACGAACATGAAAACGGAGTTCGACGATTTAAAAGCCCGCCACCAACTTACCGGACTTCGGGGCGACTCGACTCGACGGGCGGCTGGCAGTGCTGGAGACTTGCTGTCTTGTCGgtgcacacggcgcacacaacCCTGATTAAATGGCCGCTcggctccgccccttctgctCGGCGTCCCGCTGAACGGGAAGGGGGGCGGCGCGTTCCCATTGGCCGACGGGCGGGCAGCTGGCGCCAACAAGTTCAGGCGGCCAATCAGCGGCCGGCCAGGCGTGGGATTTAAATCAGTCGGCGGGAAAAACGCGATTAATTAAATGTAGCGAATGATAAACTTTCAGCCCATATAATCGCGATGTGCGCGAAAGCAATGTTTCAAAGGTTTTAAATcctaaattctgtttttaaCGTTTCAGAATTTAGTCAGATACACTTAGACGCCGTGTTTTTTCGCTATCCGGCAGCATAAATCTTCATTTAACCAAAGTCTGGTGTATTAAGATAAATGTAGAGAAAGATATAAGAatatattagtgtgtgtgttttttttcttctcgtttGTTGCCTTGCATACAAACCATGCAGGTCCGCAAATGAACTGGAACCAAGCAGCCTGAACCGGTTTGCGTTTTCATGCCAAGCGACTTCCTTTTGGGTTTGGTTTTTTCAGGCTCCCTGGAGCCATCAGATTAGACAGAATACGACGTTTTAAACACCACAGAGGTTGTAGAATTTCGGCTGTGATCGGGGCTGCAGATTGAGGTGAGCTGAACTTTACCAACTggactcaacacacacacacactgtggttcAAAACCTGTTCACCTGTTTAATGCAGCTTTTATACAAACTTATCCGAACTGCATTCAAAGCACACCGATCCCCATTTAATCACACACTGCCACCAGAAATCATTTTCATAATACAGAGTCGAACGCTGAAGCTCATCAGTCAGGGGTCAGTCTGTGGCCATTAGGCCACTGATGAGGTTCATGGCAGTGAAAGTGGTGCTGCAGGGTTATTCGGATTTTAGTCATTTCCCACGTCGGGTAGTTTCCACAGCCAGAAAGTACCCAATGCTCTTAATTACCGATTAAATGTCTATAAACTTACACAAGC includes the following:
- the hmgb2a gene encoding high mobility group protein B2a, with product MGKDPNKPKGKTSSYAFFVLTCREEHKKKNPDVPVNFSEFSKKCSERWKTMSSKEKVKFEEMAKNDKVRYDREMKSYIPTSSKSSKKAKKQKDPNAPKRPPSAFFLFCSDHRPKVKGENPGITIGEIAKKMGEMWSKLGSKEKTPYEQKAQKLKEKYDKDIAAYRAKGGKADAGKKGGPGRPAGGKKAAQADYDDEDEDEDEEEDEEDDDDDDDDDDD